One stretch of Shewanella sp. Arc9-LZ DNA includes these proteins:
- a CDS encoding mechanosensitive ion channel domain-containing protein codes for MFNHLLMIFIYLAVFFFAQRQVNKWIHLQAEKKQVSEVRSRLITRLISYLLFFVTISVMAVSLGLGYQEVSLFVSSAFAVLGVALFAQWSILSNITAGVLIFFAFPYRIGDRIKIVDKEEDMSGIIVEISLFHVLIKRDIGDVMTYPNSLMLQKAVIKLPEPRTSSALSTSNKTKAKINANRARWLK; via the coding sequence ATGTTTAACCATTTATTGATGATCTTTATTTATTTGGCGGTGTTCTTTTTTGCCCAACGTCAGGTTAATAAATGGATCCATTTGCAAGCTGAAAAGAAACAAGTCAGTGAAGTACGTAGCCGTTTAATTACCCGTTTGATTTCTTATTTGTTGTTTTTTGTGACGATATCCGTCATGGCGGTGTCATTAGGGTTAGGCTATCAAGAGGTGTCGCTATTTGTGTCTTCAGCCTTTGCGGTATTAGGCGTGGCGCTATTTGCTCAATGGTCGATATTGAGCAACATCACTGCTGGTGTATTAATCTTTTTTGCATTTCCGTATCGTATTGGCGATCGAATAAAAATTGTTGATAAAGAAGAAGATATGAGTGGCATTATTGTTGAAATCAGTTTGTTTCACGTATTGATCAAACGAGATATCGGCGATGTAATGACTTACCCTAATAGCTTAATGCTACAAAAAGCGGTGATTAAATTACCCGAACCACGAACATCAAGCGCGCTTTCAACAAGCAACAAAACTAAAGCGAAGATTAATGCAAACCGAGCGCGGTGGTTAAAGTAA
- a CDS encoding spermidine synthase translates to MSDYKVLHVDGDRFGDFCVLDDGDYRVLSFGDNDEQSKMDKSQPHVPQHTYVQAMLAVLLFSQPKSVIILGLGGGALVHSLRHFDAAIKITAVELRQQVIEVAKRFFQLPLSKKLTVLHQDAYEFLAQAEHKKVDVIFADIYSDKGVDKQQLSTQFIEQTKQLLKTDGFLVLNCWKEHSRDLQLRDTLHAHFNQVFACLTGGGNWVVFATNKANCFSAANNKQELQTLSQKLEINVSRVLTRFGPWE, encoded by the coding sequence ATGTCCGATTATAAAGTATTGCACGTCGACGGTGATAGATTTGGTGATTTTTGTGTACTCGACGATGGCGATTATCGGGTTTTATCATTTGGTGATAATGATGAACAAAGTAAAATGGATAAGAGCCAACCACATGTACCGCAACATACCTATGTTCAAGCCATGTTGGCTGTGTTGTTATTTTCGCAACCGAAAAGTGTCATTATTTTAGGCTTAGGAGGCGGGGCATTAGTGCATTCTCTGAGGCATTTTGATGCGGCAATTAAGATTACCGCCGTTGAATTGCGCCAACAAGTTATTGAAGTCGCTAAGCGCTTTTTTCAATTACCCTTGAGTAAAAAGCTCACTGTATTACATCAAGATGCGTATGAGTTTTTAGCCCAAGCAGAGCACAAAAAAGTGGATGTCATTTTTGCCGATATCTACAGTGACAAAGGCGTAGATAAACAACAACTGTCTACTCAATTTATTGAACAAACAAAACAGCTGCTCAAAACCGATGGTTTTTTAGTGTTAAATTGCTGGAAAGAACACAGCCGTGATTTACAGTTACGTGACACACTTCATGCACATTTTAACCAAGTCTTTGCATGTTTAACTGGCGGCGGAAATTGGGTGGTGTTTGCCACTAATAAAGCGAATTGTTTTTCTGCTGCTAATAATAAGCAGGAGCTCCAAACGCTTTCACAAAAACTTGAAATTAATGTCAGTCGCGTACTGACAAGATTTGGTCCTTGGGAATAA
- the ahpC gene encoding alkyl hydroperoxide reductase subunit C, which yields MTQSIINSTIKPFKATAFHNGAFVEVTEQDLLGKWAVVFFYPADFTFVCPTELGDMADHYEKLQAMGVEVYSVSTDTHFTHKAWHSSSDTIGKITYPMIGDPTGVITRNFGVMIEEDGLALRGSFVINPEGQVKVAEIHDLGIGRSASELVRKIQAAQYVATHDGEVCPAKWQPGEETLAPSIDLVGKI from the coding sequence ATGACACAATCTATCATCAATAGCACTATCAAACCTTTCAAAGCAACTGCATTCCACAATGGTGCTTTCGTTGAAGTTACCGAGCAAGATTTATTAGGCAAGTGGGCAGTAGTATTTTTCTACCCAGCTGACTTTACTTTTGTATGTCCAACTGAATTGGGCGACATGGCTGACCATTATGAAAAGTTACAAGCAATGGGCGTTGAAGTTTACTCAGTATCAACTGACACTCACTTTACCCACAAAGCTTGGCATTCAAGTTCAGACACAATCGGCAAAATTACTTACCCAATGATTGGTGACCCAACTGGTGTTATCACTCGCAACTTTGGTGTAATGATTGAAGAAGATGGTTTAGCACTTCGTGGTAGTTTCGTTATCAACCCTGAAGGCCAAGTTAAAGTCGCTGAAATTCATGACCTAGGTATTGGCCGTAGCGCTTCTGAACTAGTTCGTAAAATTCAAGCTGCACAATATGTTGCAACTCACGATGGCGAAGTATGTCCAGCTAAATGGCAGCCAGGTGAAGAAACATTGGCTCCTTCAATTGACCTAGTGGGTAAAATCTAA
- the ahpF gene encoding alkyl hydroperoxide reductase subunit F: MLDANVKNQLKTYLQNLKRPVELVVSADDSNKGKELTSLAQDIIDSSDLVSVTYQQGQRTPSMSVINPQAATNITFAGLPMGHEFTSLVLALLHSGGHPIKLDADIIEQIRQLPGEFHFETYISLSCQTCPEVIQALNMMAAINPNITNVMIDGALFQQEVSDRNIMSVPSVFLNGEAFSVGAISVVEVLNKLDKNAAGRQAEQLNQKSVFDMLVIGGGPAGAAAAIYSARKGLNTGIVAEKFGGQVAETVGIENFISVSKTEGPKLVANLEAHVKDYDVDIMQNQRALSLAKNGLLDVTLESGATLRSKTIILATGARWREMNVPGEQEYRNKGVAYCPHCDGPLFKGKRVAVIGGGNSGIEAAIDLANIVEHVTVLEFDSKLRADEVLQRKAKSMGNITIITQAMTTEVKGDGTRVTSLIYTDRATGESNTVVLAGIFVQIGLVPNTEWLKGVVDMTPRGEIIVDERGQTSIPGVFAAGDVTNTPFKQIIIAMGSGATASLGAFDYLIRHSEEEDVKAA, translated from the coding sequence ATGTTAGATGCGAATGTAAAAAATCAACTGAAAACCTATCTGCAAAACCTCAAGCGCCCAGTTGAACTTGTCGTATCTGCAGATGACTCAAACAAAGGCAAAGAATTAACCAGCCTAGCCCAAGACATTATTGACTCATCAGACTTAGTTTCAGTCACATATCAACAAGGTCAGCGTACACCAAGTATGAGTGTGATCAACCCACAAGCTGCAACCAACATTACCTTTGCTGGATTGCCAATGGGTCATGAATTTACCTCACTGGTGTTAGCGCTATTACACAGCGGCGGACATCCGATTAAGTTGGATGCGGACATCATTGAACAAATCCGCCAATTGCCTGGTGAATTCCATTTTGAAACCTATATTTCGTTAAGTTGCCAAACCTGTCCTGAAGTGATCCAAGCACTGAATATGATGGCGGCAATTAACCCAAATATTACTAACGTGATGATTGACGGTGCGCTTTTCCAACAGGAAGTGAGCGATCGCAATATCATGTCAGTGCCATCAGTATTTTTAAACGGCGAAGCCTTCTCTGTAGGTGCTATTAGCGTTGTTGAAGTACTGAATAAGTTAGATAAAAATGCTGCAGGCAGACAAGCTGAGCAGTTAAACCAAAAATCAGTTTTTGATATGTTAGTGATTGGTGGCGGTCCAGCAGGTGCTGCAGCGGCAATTTATTCTGCTCGTAAAGGGTTAAACACCGGTATCGTAGCGGAGAAATTTGGCGGCCAAGTTGCCGAAACCGTAGGTATTGAGAATTTTATTTCAGTGTCTAAAACCGAAGGGCCTAAACTAGTTGCTAACCTTGAAGCCCACGTTAAGGATTATGACGTCGACATTATGCAAAACCAACGAGCGTTGAGTCTAGCTAAAAATGGCCTACTTGATGTGACCTTAGAAAGTGGTGCAACGCTGCGTAGTAAAACGATAATTTTGGCAACGGGTGCACGTTGGAGAGAAATGAACGTTCCTGGTGAACAAGAGTACCGTAATAAAGGCGTAGCGTATTGCCCACACTGTGACGGCCCATTATTTAAAGGTAAGCGTGTTGCGGTTATTGGTGGCGGTAACTCTGGTATTGAAGCGGCTATCGATTTAGCCAATATCGTTGAACACGTCACCGTACTTGAGTTTGACAGTAAGTTACGTGCCGATGAAGTGCTGCAGCGTAAAGCTAAATCAATGGGTAACATCACCATTATTACCCAAGCGATGACCACTGAAGTTAAAGGTGATGGTACCCGTGTAACCAGTTTGATCTACACCGATCGTGCAACAGGTGAAAGCAATACCGTTGTCTTAGCCGGTATCTTTGTCCAAATTGGTTTAGTTCCTAATACTGAATGGCTAAAAGGTGTGGTTGATATGACCCCTCGCGGCGAAATTATAGTCGATGAGCGTGGCCAAACATCTATCCCTGGTGTATTCGCCGCAGGTGATGTAACCAATACCCCGTTTAAGCAAATCATTATTGCTATGGGCAGCGGCGCAACAGCATCACTGGGTGCATTTGATTATCTCATCAGACATTCAGAAGAAGAGGATGTAAAAGCTGCATAG
- a CDS encoding methyl-accepting chemotaxis protein translates to MSIFKKVGLIFVLSVIIFAVNLGISTVAINKNRDTLSFMETKVANRVELANQNVIYVQRLDELYTQAVSFADEDLLENANKTFVSLNENLTDLSTTDKQETAALSQLSNSLNEYNTMTLSLARGMLDGTIDMADVGQISQKKAKIFDKLTNGITVYKADKVDEFSSTIKEAGDRSEQSLYLSFSIGIALLVFMALATISIARSISGSAGDVASSLGELADGKGNLRHQLTVAGTDELGQVSSNFNRFLRLLADSIQQVVSVTSPLLDSASSLKERMAVATKATKQQSHDAKAVHMSMEEMRHSVNDISHSAQQAAEAAQVAEREATEGLAVVQRTVRISQELNSGIELASNSIHELAKDTESVGSILNVITSIADQTNLLALNAAIEAARAGEHGRGFAVVADEVRALASKTADATKEIRGVLEKLKIAAESSVSTMDVAITKSSENERYAKDTGEVLSSIQSKIVSINSMNTHIASATEQQSLVAAHVANNVIEMNASFEQTLGILAEVQGISEGLDGFANELNHATSQFKL, encoded by the coding sequence ATGTCAATCTTCAAAAAGGTTGGATTGATTTTTGTTTTATCGGTTATTATTTTTGCCGTTAACCTTGGTATTAGCACCGTTGCGATTAATAAAAATCGCGACACCTTGTCTTTCATGGAAACCAAGGTGGCAAACCGGGTTGAACTTGCAAACCAAAACGTCATTTATGTACAACGCTTAGATGAGTTATATACCCAAGCGGTATCGTTTGCAGATGAAGATTTGCTCGAAAACGCCAATAAAACGTTTGTTTCACTTAACGAGAATTTAACCGACTTATCAACTACCGATAAGCAAGAGACTGCCGCTTTATCGCAATTATCTAACAGCCTCAATGAATACAATACCATGACACTGTCATTGGCAAGAGGCATGCTTGATGGCACGATCGATATGGCAGATGTGGGACAAATCAGTCAGAAAAAAGCTAAAATTTTCGATAAACTGACCAACGGAATTACTGTTTATAAAGCCGACAAAGTGGATGAGTTTAGCTCTACCATTAAAGAGGCTGGCGACCGTTCAGAACAAAGTTTATATCTTTCATTTAGTATCGGTATCGCATTATTGGTGTTTATGGCGCTTGCTACTATTTCGATTGCTCGTTCCATCAGTGGTTCTGCTGGTGATGTGGCAAGTTCATTGGGTGAGTTAGCAGATGGTAAAGGTAACTTGCGTCATCAATTGACGGTTGCAGGTACTGATGAACTAGGACAAGTATCAAGCAATTTTAACCGTTTTTTACGTTTATTGGCGGACTCTATACAACAAGTCGTCAGTGTTACCAGTCCATTATTAGACAGTGCGTCATCGTTAAAAGAACGTATGGCTGTTGCGACTAAGGCAACCAAGCAACAAAGCCACGATGCTAAAGCCGTGCATATGTCGATGGAAGAAATGCGCCACTCGGTGAATGACATTTCACACAGTGCACAGCAAGCGGCAGAAGCGGCACAAGTTGCTGAGCGAGAAGCGACAGAGGGCTTAGCTGTAGTACAACGTACAGTGAGAATTTCTCAAGAACTCAACTCAGGTATTGAGTTGGCATCGAACTCAATTCATGAGTTAGCTAAAGACACCGAAAGTGTCGGCTCAATTTTGAACGTGATTACCTCTATTGCAGATCAAACAAACTTATTGGCGTTAAATGCCGCCATTGAAGCCGCTAGAGCGGGTGAGCATGGACGTGGTTTTGCTGTTGTTGCTGATGAAGTTCGCGCACTGGCGTCTAAAACGGCAGACGCGACTAAAGAAATCCGTGGCGTATTAGAAAAGCTTAAAATCGCAGCTGAATCATCGGTGAGCACTATGGATGTGGCGATTACTAAGTCATCAGAAAACGAGCGTTATGCTAAAGACACCGGTGAAGTCTTAAGCTCAATTCAATCTAAAATTGTCAGTATTAATAGTATGAATACTCATATTGCTTCAGCGACTGAACAACAATCTTTGGTAGCTGCACATGTGGCGAATAATGTGATTGAAATGAATGCATCATTTGAACAAACACTGGGGATTCTTGCCGAAGTGCAGGGCATTTCAGAAGGGTTAGACGGTTTTGCTAATGAGCTTAACCACGCGACCTCACAGTTTAAATTGTAA
- a CDS encoding ATP-binding protein has protein sequence MPSLIRIVLINTHLPGVVELLLNGHTNICGTNASGKTTLQRLVPVFYGEYPSRVVPSTRDSFERWYLPHDSSYIIYEYQKDDGLLYQAVLASAGDGKGVNYRFIGRAFELEHYIKSRNGDTIICHSMAELGREVKRDGVAHTNLLNTREFRAIIQNDRSLLNTGSNRNELRTYARQFSLCDGEHSLRHIEKLAKAVHSKEGKMETVKSMIAAILEEDGVNPPTSRLNPQRVETWIRESQLVQGFEQIRPEYEKLEQEFNQLLSVELRLASLSRGYRADETLEADRQDRNQTHGKELNLKLRLLDDEWKDVRDELNQELSAAKGDAGKFEDELNAIEDQHAAFLDADIEQAKADLDNLPNWRSDVENLNERHKLQTEKHQDIEAAFNARRSKIAEQLHRELETLHLEQDTQREARDKQRELANDDIAKLELQWREQTDAGKAKFSEQEYQLKLTAAELKHQVDGVTYTEDEKMRLAIFDERISLADEEQETCNQKVDRLTTEERKQRAKRDQANEALRISSIRVSDRENAKEELHHMLFPQSHTLLEFLRKEAHGWEHTFGKVIAPELLHRSDLHPSLTKNSSEALFGVNLDLKAIDVPEYAATEQDLRIRLAKAEEALKSAQEMHAEAEDQLVAMNTALDSITRELTFARTAYKNSREDLRRLFDEKRNEQQKINQAVADRKADSSKRLVQLDNELKLLSNQHLGWLSEQKEQALEARMEKNAYWQEVVGAIDNQLGQIKANIEQRRTNAKTEQKAGETWYKNELKSRGVDEGTILALKKQIRDLEACISNAEQRRSEVLRFDDWYQHTWLVRKPKVQTQLTDVKRATLELEQLLKAKTAEIKHRRDSLETERKACDAAQVEASENLTKLRAVMRKLAELKLPANNDEAMGSIGERLRQGEDLLLKRDYLMGSVKQYVEHFDSVIASKSGSSLAEFWERARDESSFVNDKGIRLLDYRKLVPQLEQLLNVMVPQSLMAIREQGRIFGIDLTAFYDVLTDIDRRIASQSARITREVGEELFLEGVSESAVRIRSRISELEFWPELEVFVKAFKAWKADGFSQLPDEHYTNSMRRALDIIGRAALTGGIAKLLEIELRLKEGNSDLIIRTDRQLNESSSHGMAYLILCKFLLAFTRLLRGKANVTIHWPIDELGTLHHTNVKKIFDACENNNISVLGAFPNPESEVLSLFANRYIINKQTKKLQVVKPKANPLAARLSQRNTKTEMPTAEMTRAETAKEHI, from the coding sequence ATGCCAAGCTTGATTAGAATCGTGTTAATTAATACCCACCTACCCGGTGTGGTCGAACTGTTATTAAATGGTCACACTAATATTTGTGGTACCAATGCCTCTGGTAAAACAACCTTACAACGGTTAGTGCCGGTATTTTATGGCGAGTACCCTAGCCGTGTGGTGCCGTCAACGCGTGACAGTTTCGAACGTTGGTATTTACCCCATGACTCAAGCTACATTATCTATGAATATCAAAAAGATGATGGTTTACTTTATCAAGCGGTTTTAGCATCTGCGGGTGACGGTAAAGGGGTAAATTACCGCTTTATTGGCCGTGCTTTTGAGTTAGAGCATTATATTAAGTCGCGTAATGGCGACACCATCATTTGTCATTCAATGGCAGAGTTGGGCCGTGAAGTAAAACGTGATGGCGTAGCCCATACAAACTTGTTAAACACTCGCGAGTTTCGAGCGATAATTCAGAACGATCGTAGCTTATTAAATACCGGCAGTAACCGCAATGAGCTGCGGACTTACGCGCGTCAGTTCTCGTTGTGTGACGGCGAACATAGCTTGCGTCATATCGAAAAACTCGCTAAAGCCGTGCACTCGAAAGAGGGCAAAATGGAAACGGTTAAATCAATGATCGCAGCCATTTTAGAAGAAGATGGGGTAAACCCACCGACGTCTAGACTGAATCCACAACGAGTAGAAACGTGGATCCGTGAAAGCCAGCTGGTGCAAGGTTTTGAACAAATCCGCCCCGAATACGAAAAGCTCGAACAAGAATTTAATCAGCTATTAAGCGTCGAGTTACGCTTAGCCAGTTTATCGCGCGGTTATCGCGCTGACGAAACCTTAGAAGCTGATCGCCAAGATCGTAACCAAACTCATGGTAAAGAACTAAACCTCAAGTTGCGCTTATTAGATGATGAGTGGAAAGATGTTCGTGATGAGTTAAACCAGGAATTATCTGCCGCTAAAGGTGACGCAGGCAAGTTTGAAGATGAACTCAATGCCATTGAAGACCAGCATGCTGCTTTTTTAGATGCCGACATTGAACAAGCCAAAGCTGATTTAGATAATTTGCCTAATTGGCGCAGTGATGTTGAAAACCTTAACGAGCGTCATAAATTACAAACCGAAAAACACCAAGATATTGAAGCCGCCTTTAATGCCCGCCGTAGCAAAATTGCTGAGCAATTACATCGCGAACTTGAAACGCTACATCTTGAGCAAGACACCCAACGTGAAGCGCGTGATAAGCAACGTGAGCTTGCCAATGACGACATTGCTAAACTAGAGCTGCAATGGCGCGAGCAAACTGATGCTGGTAAAGCTAAATTTAGCGAACAAGAATATCAACTTAAATTAACCGCTGCCGAGCTTAAGCATCAAGTTGATGGTGTGACTTACACTGAAGATGAAAAAATGCGCTTAGCGATTTTCGATGAACGCATAAGCCTAGCTGATGAAGAGCAAGAAACCTGTAATCAAAAGGTCGATCGTTTAACCACAGAAGAGCGTAAACAACGGGCCAAGCGCGACCAAGCTAACGAAGCGCTGCGTATATCCAGTATTCGCGTTAGTGATAGAGAAAATGCCAAAGAAGAACTGCACCATATGTTGTTCCCACAGTCGCATACCTTGTTGGAGTTTTTGCGTAAAGAAGCCCACGGTTGGGAGCACACCTTTGGTAAAGTTATCGCGCCAGAGTTGTTGCATCGCAGCGATCTACACCCAAGCCTAACCAAAAACAGCAGTGAAGCATTATTTGGGGTTAACCTCGATCTTAAAGCCATTGATGTTCCAGAGTATGCTGCCACAGAGCAAGATTTACGTATTCGTTTAGCTAAAGCAGAAGAAGCACTAAAAAGTGCGCAAGAAATGCATGCCGAAGCGGAAGATCAACTGGTTGCTATGAATACGGCGCTCGATAGCATCACCCGCGAACTGACATTTGCCCGTACAGCGTACAAAAATAGCCGTGAAGACTTACGCCGTCTGTTTGACGAGAAGCGTAACGAACAACAAAAAATCAATCAAGCTGTGGCAGATCGTAAAGCCGATTCGAGCAAGCGATTAGTACAACTTGATAATGAACTTAAGCTGCTTAGCAATCAGCACCTTGGTTGGTTAAGCGAGCAAAAAGAGCAGGCGCTTGAAGCACGCATGGAAAAAAATGCCTATTGGCAAGAAGTGGTCGGCGCCATTGATAATCAATTAGGCCAGATTAAAGCCAATATCGAACAACGCCGTACAAATGCAAAAACCGAGCAAAAAGCAGGTGAAACCTGGTACAAAAATGAGCTTAAGTCGCGTGGTGTTGATGAAGGCACCATTTTGGCGCTTAAAAAACAGATCCGCGATCTTGAAGCCTGCATCAGTAATGCAGAACAACGCCGCAGTGAAGTGCTGCGTTTTGATGATTGGTATCAACATACCTGGCTTGTTCGAAAGCCTAAAGTGCAAACTCAATTAACTGATGTTAAGCGCGCTACGCTGGAATTGGAGCAACTGCTAAAAGCGAAAACGGCAGAAATAAAACACCGAAGAGACAGCTTAGAAACCGAACGTAAAGCCTGTGATGCAGCCCAAGTAGAGGCGTCTGAAAACCTCACAAAGCTGCGCGCCGTGATGCGCAAGTTAGCTGAACTCAAATTGCCGGCTAATAACGATGAAGCGATGGGCAGCATTGGCGAGCGTTTGCGCCAAGGTGAAGATTTATTGCTAAAGCGTGACTACTTAATGGGTTCTGTTAAACAATATGTTGAACACTTTGACTCGGTCATTGCCAGTAAATCTGGTTCAAGTTTGGCCGAATTTTGGGAGCGGGCCCGTGATGAGTCGAGCTTTGTGAACGACAAAGGTATTCGCCTTCTCGACTATCGCAAGTTAGTCCCACAGCTTGAGCAGTTACTCAATGTGATGGTGCCGCAATCGTTAATGGCGATTCGCGAACAAGGGCGTATTTTTGGTATCGACTTAACCGCATTCTATGATGTATTAACCGATATTGACCGCCGTATTGCCAGTCAAAGTGCGCGTATTACCCGTGAAGTGGGTGAAGAGCTATTCCTCGAAGGAGTATCAGAGTCGGCAGTGCGAATTCGTTCACGTATTAGCGAACTGGAGTTTTGGCCTGAACTTGAAGTGTTTGTTAAAGCCTTTAAAGCGTGGAAAGCAGATGGTTTCAGCCAACTACCGGACGAGCATTACACTAACTCAATGCGCCGAGCATTAGACATTATTGGCCGCGCAGCATTAACCGGCGGTATTGCGAAACTGTTAGAAATAGAACTGCGTTTAAAAGAAGGTAACAGCGACTTAATTATTCGTACCGACCGTCAGTTAAACGAGTCTTCAAGTCATGGTATGGCGTACCTTATTTTATGTAAGTTTTTATTGGCCTTCACCCGTTTATTGCGCGGCAAAGCCAATGTCACTATCCATTGGCCAATTGATGAGTTAGGTACGCTGCATCACACTAACGTGAAGAAAATCTTCGATGCCTGTGAGAACAACAATATCAGTGTATTAGGGGCTTTCCCAAATCCTGAATCTGAAGTGCTAAGTCTATTTGCTAACCGTTACATCATTAATAAGCAAACGAAAAAGCTGCAGGTCGTTAAACCTAAAGCCAATCCGTTAGCGGCCCGTTTATCGCAACGTAATACTAAAACCGAAATGCCTACGGCGGAAATGACTCGCGCTGAAACTGCTAAGGAGCACATCTAA
- a CDS encoding phosphoenolpyruvate carboxylase translates to MSSNLHQAGVKLLKQLGRHADVVMDAYLAGSVNDTAHDAGVIEKLKKSGILWRPEPDQELRLKRSVRALLEEALSDERNRQIDANVGSALATIKTLADHYKEARRDVDFSAAEAYLADLNEHVYSFTDSLRYSIRVLWSRINNEFGYVGTISAKIRENELAQSQVSELLNGLEMFQFSELGEIAGDIRELRRLLMTSLQETLSQCTQELSIVQARLYELLGRFRQIQGRTRLLKGWLLHTSMHPDYQPENHVVHKAVPVLFNCAEALIAPASVDVSNPHHELELMGLVAQVKAISRDLLPAALREHNVTFEMGDSEDFDIPENPLKIAVDEYFCEVIDSGLRQSALSYLQEKQLTWDAESWLYQVIGGYEGLADEHKNYFELEPIGKPDPVYSGNFIINDVELWLA, encoded by the coding sequence ATGAGCAGTAACTTACACCAAGCCGGGGTAAAGCTGCTCAAACAACTTGGGCGTCATGCCGATGTTGTCATGGATGCATATTTGGCAGGATCGGTTAACGACACTGCTCATGATGCTGGCGTTATCGAAAAGCTGAAAAAAAGTGGCATTTTATGGCGACCAGAACCGGATCAAGAACTGCGCTTAAAGCGTTCGGTGCGGGCATTATTGGAAGAAGCATTAAGCGACGAACGTAATCGACAGATTGATGCCAACGTCGGTTCGGCGCTAGCGACAATAAAAACCTTAGCCGACCATTATAAAGAAGCGCGCCGTGATGTGGATTTTAGTGCTGCAGAAGCCTATTTAGCCGATTTAAATGAGCATGTGTACAGTTTTACCGACAGTTTACGTTATTCAATCCGGGTGTTATGGAGCCGAATTAACAACGAATTTGGTTATGTTGGGACTATAAGTGCCAAAATTCGTGAAAACGAATTAGCCCAAAGCCAGGTGTCAGAGCTGCTAAACGGCTTAGAGATGTTTCAATTTAGCGAGTTAGGTGAAATTGCTGGCGATATTCGTGAACTGCGCCGTTTGTTGATGACCAGTTTGCAAGAAACCTTAAGTCAATGTACCCAAGAGTTGAGTATTGTCCAAGCGAGATTGTATGAGTTACTTGGGCGATTTAGGCAAATACAAGGGCGCACCCGATTACTAAAAGGTTGGTTACTGCACACCAGCATGCATCCTGACTATCAACCTGAAAACCATGTAGTGCATAAAGCAGTACCGGTATTATTTAATTGTGCTGAGGCGCTTATAGCCCCTGCAAGTGTTGATGTGTCTAACCCTCATCACGAACTAGAACTGATGGGGTTAGTGGCACAAGTTAAAGCCATTAGTCGCGACTTATTACCAGCGGCATTGCGTGAGCATAATGTGACCTTTGAAATGGGTGACAGTGAGGATTTTGATATCCCTGAAAACCCCCTTAAAATAGCCGTGGATGAATATTTTTGTGAAGTGATTGATTCTGGTTTACGTCAATCGGCATTAAGCTATTTGCAAGAGAAGCAATTAACATGGGATGCTGAAAGTTGGCTTTATCAAGTCATTGGCGGTTATGAAGGCCTAGCCGATGAGCATAAAAATTATTTTGAGCTTGAACCGATAGGAAAACCCGATCCGGTTTATAGCGGTAACTTTATCATTAACGATGTTGAGTTATGGCTAGCCTAA